A part of Rhodamnia argentea isolate NSW1041297 chromosome 8, ASM2092103v1, whole genome shotgun sequence genomic DNA contains:
- the LOC125316244 gene encoding serine/threonine-protein kinase/endoribonuclease IRE1a-like — translation MGTVAIDGGSRAGEILVSRTVIGKGSNGTIVFEGTYDGQPVAVKRLVRGHRAVDFDEIYYLMTSYSHPNIVRYCGAKYDLDFVDLALERCRCSLHDLIVAFSASLDFSVCPHDPPSMAKYKNKLESIRVEMQDVNLWIDGGRPSVLLLKLMRLRNLGMESTRIAS, via the exons ATGGGTACTGTAGCTATTGATGGGGGTTCTCGCGCTGGTGAAATCCTCGTATCAAGGACAGTAATCGGAAAGGGAAGTAATGGGACCATCGTCTTCGAGGGCACCTATGATGGTCAACCTGTTGCGGTGAAGCGATTGGTACGAGGTCATCGTGCTGTTGACTTCGACGAGATTTATTATTTGATGACATCTTACTCGCATCCAAATATTGTCCGGTACTGTGGAGCGAAGTACGACCTGGATTTCGTGGACCTCGCTCTGGAGCGCTGTAGGTGCAGCTTGCACGATTTGATCGTAGCATTCTCAGCCTCTTTGGATTTCTCTGTCTGCCCTCATGATCCACCGTCCATGGCTAAATATAAGAACAAGCTGGAATCTATAAGGGTTGAGATGCAGGATGTTAACCTGTGGATTGACGGCGGTCGTCCCTCAGTTTTGTTGCTGAAGCTGATGAG GTTGCGGAACCTCGGGATGGAGAGCACCCGAATTGCTTCTTAA